One Parasteatoda tepidariorum isolate YZ-2023 chromosome 1, CAS_Ptep_4.0, whole genome shotgun sequence genomic window, CCTGAATAAGAAGTTGGCGGGCCGCACAATATGTGCTGGCGGGCCAGGTGCGGcccgcgggccgccagttggacagccctgTTGTAGACAACCCATTTTTCGTCCCCAGTAATGATGTGCttcaaaaatgaatcattttcgTGACGTTTGAGAAGCGAATCACAGACGTCAACGCTACGACCCAAAAAATCTCTCTGTGAGAACATCGGGAACCCATATTTCGAGATTAAACCCAGGCCTTTTAAGTCGTCATAAACAGttgaattgtataaattttacctGTCACCGATCTCACGTGTTGTTGTTCGCCAATTTGCATTAACTACTGTCATAGAACTTGTAAGATCCGATCGTTagattcaaaagttattaaagttagtccgtttttttttttttttttttttttttgggcgCACTGTACTTCtgttaaatacagaaaaatactCTTTACTACTACAAAACTGCTCTTAAAATTGTATAAgacattttgaagttttaaaattagttgaatatCTACCCATATTgtataaacttaaaacaaaataaacaactattttctttaaaagggGGGAAAAACAGAGTTTTTccgacgaaaaaaaaatataattgtatcaTGCTACAACTAAGGGCTAAACCATAAATGTAATCActgatttaaattcaatattttcagtcTATGAATATACAGATacaaattgcagtttttttttcttctcttttttatgCCAAttcattagaacaaaaatgaaactgaaaatttacttatttttatcacaCTTACCGTGAGTGAACCATGTATTTCAATCcaacaatcatattttttccgtttaaataattataatttaaatttttattttcagaatatgcATTTAAAGCAATAACTGTGCCAGAAATAACTTCAGTAGGTCTAAAAGGCAAGGATATTGCCGTTTTGGTTACTCAAAAGAAAATTCCTGATGTAAGTCAAAGGCGAATGACAAATATTCCACTCAATGAGTAAAAAtccttatttcttaaatttatctaatttattggCAATTTATTATGCATAATTCCATATATATGTAGGATAGAGCCGTAAGTGTACTGGGGATAGGAGAGAACGttctctattaaaatttttcgaatccCGGTGCTAGCTGGTGCACTTATAGCAGGACTGACCACAGTCCTGGTGGGGAATGACCTAATTAATATTCGAATCTTAGGAAAGAATCCCTTCAGGATCGGGCTAGCCATTGAAGGTTTTCATAAGAGGTTTAAAAGAATTTCGTTGTGTAAAACAAATGTGGTTTAGCTACCCTCAAAAACGTCCACTCCCTGATCCACGTTCATTccaatacttgacccaggagttcttttgtcttctgggctattttcaaaattgcacgGCCTTGGAGTTGATCACTGGCATCCGTAAAACAGATATGGATCAGTTGTTCAACGCTAGTAATATGAGGTATATGAATTATTTCCGTTACTTTCTTAGAACGTATATAggtatttatagaaatatatatttttaaagattacgGGTCAACGACGCAGTTGGTTTTAAAACCAGCTCAGCTCATCTTCAGAAAAACAGATGGCCAAAAAACGTTTACCGTTTGAATCTAGGCAGAAAACGTCTTCCGTTTGAATTTCGGTTGAGGtcttaagtatttttgaaacagtcaagttttcagaattgtttcaatttaaaaacatttttattaaaagatttttttaaaaagtaaattgccctaaatgaaaaagagagcactttaataattttttttatttaacggtCAGATTTTAATATACTAAGTTACGATCTTAATGGTTTGTGATACACTaaaccttaaatatttaaatatgctaattattccTAAAGTTTGGAACTTGCACTTATACCTGCACACACGATCAATGGCGTCAGCGCCACCTGatagtttaaaagcaaaatggtgtgttaaagttgagctaagtttctttacataagttaaaatgttaattaaacgTGATACGTGATGTTAATTAAATAGTGCCGTATCGCATATCGactttgttgaaatataattctttctcagaacttaatttcatttgtttatgtattttattataaccgtaatatatttttgccttctgtacctggcaacttcgatccataattagtttgtttatgttctacatggcttcgtggttgtctttgtgttaagtaataatgtatataaggaaagatttgaaatttttgagaagGAATCTTTGTCAacgaatatagaatgtgtcacttaagagaattgatacttgatggGCTGGGTTcattcgaaatagaatggaaagaacagttgctaacgtaaacaaatgccacattTCAACAACCAATTAGGATCGAGAtatccacactacgtcactttcAAGGTATCTCATTGATAGAATTTTGAGATGATAGTTCACACGTTATTATTAAACGAAAttattacgaaatcagacacacaaACGTACGTTCTCCGAATAAAAATGGCTCTTTTTCGAAGTATTCGAATCATTTACCCTGAAAATAAAGGGGTAGTTGCAACCTGAAAAATCAGTCCATATAAATTTGGTCATGACGGCATTCGTATGTTTAGACCCTTCactattaatttcctttttgcttattttgccaTTTCAAACGTATTTTCacgtattttcaaatttttattcccaaaaacttatttaaccgatatttttccaaattttagtttttgtcacttaAAATTTCGAAGGTTAAAATGGAGGAAATTTTTCTGTATGCTAGACAATTAAAAAGATCATAAAATGATCATTAATATatcaatttttgtatatttaatgtttgaatTACGAAGATTGCATTACAGTATGTGAAAATCAAacttatacataaatttatcataattacaagttataattatttgcattagcaaaattaaaaacgggtgctcagttttacatttttcgacctgtttctttattttttaaaattatttagcccCCAACGTATTGATGTGTCGGACATCAGCAGTCGTTAAAGttgtagcaaattttttatttctttctttatgcaGTTACTACactaaatatatacaaatgaaaTAGCTATGAGTTTATTGAAcggttaccattttttttttttatagaaacaagTGATAAAAATATCGAGACTCGAAACAATAGATTTAATGTGCGAAAAACATTCTTAATCAGGTTGTAGGATTATATTGTATTAGCTATCGTATCTAATAGTCACATTTCCATTTCATTCGAAAATTGAACTGATTTTGAATGATTAATGTCGTTTTCATTAAGATTAATCTTGATAATAAGTTgtcacattttgataaattttatttttgaatttttcaactaTAGAATGATTTGAGTGCAGTTCCTGCGAAAGAATCAACGAAGACTAAAGATGGTCAGGGtagcaaaagtaatttaattaaagtaagtacACTATTATCACccattatttaatcattattgcGTTATTAATGTCGTTTTTAATTTGTAGATGGGGAAGATCCAAGTTATTAAAACTATAcgtatcatattattttttctgggtatcaatatttgtaaaaaataaaaataaataaacgagttttgtgtgtgtgaaaaaaaaaactttttcttcttttcttttcttttttcttcccaCTTAAGTCCTTTCCACCTTTTTTCAGCACAGAGAACGTAatggaaaacaatatttaattaaatttaaaaaataaggtcaTATATAGTGATAgttgaaaacacattttttagtttagaattttACACTactaaaggaatttaaaatggcgacttttaaataaagtacagtgcgcaaaaaaataaacgaaacaccctgaataacatGTGGTCTAcgaatgattaattaattatacgACTTTCACGCACTAAAACTCAATTGCCCGAAGGAATACGCTAATTAGTTATagtagatgatattttaagttacgaagacagacacaaaaacgcacttgaTACTTAAATCAGTAGTATATGCACTTTCTGCTAAGATAATAGTTCACAACATAGTTGacagatttctaaaaaaaaaacctcaaaggattttattttaggcgataaaatttgttttacaatgtttaccgtatatgcataaaaataccttatacataaaaatgaaaataataataataataatttttttgctgactttataagtttttatacacattaaaataaataaactaattttttaaaattttacattaatattttaaaaaaaattgtcagaactagtcggataccttaagtAGTCTTAAATGTTAGTTCAAATAGTgttgaatagttagttatacgttaagtatttatGTAGAATAATTTcgcgtttttataaaaataaaaacttgattacgaagcaattatttagatttattttcgttcctttcaaaaatgtatctagaaattttaaaaataaacagtgcTATGGTGCCGCATACTGTCCTACGATTATTGGTGACAGATCTTGTCTTTTTTCgagaattagaataaatattttacaatattcaagTTATGGCTCAAGAGTTGCGTGGGTAAGTAATACTAGAGTGCCTGTAAGTAATACAGCAGGTAATGGAGTATTAGGAAGAGTTTTCTATCCTATTTCACAAAaaagatggaaataattttaatatttctgttactACCTTATTTCCCAAATTCATATTGGTTTGTGAGATTCAATGGTTGCCgaatagattttaaatcataaaaaaaattcaatacattgAGAACTTTGACAATAGCTgttcttgaaaatagttaaaattatagatCTTACGCGCGGGCAACAGCTAGTTATAAGAATATTTAGCttctttttattccatttttttcccaaagataaaataaaaatatatagcataCAGTTtagatgataaataataaaaatattttttttttttttttactttagcaaCCATTGATAGATCTAAATACAGTAACCCATATGTATtctataactgaaaatatagGAGCAGTTTTTACAGGATATGCTGGTAAcgtataaaacatatttatgtttctttcttttttttcttcttcaaatttatttgatagtATAGTAACTAAATGTGCCGCCtctgtttcaaatatttactaatgtaatattgtaatattcatatacataaaatacatataggtccttaaataaataaacggaaaTAACGAAACACaaacttattatattatattcaaacGCAGAATTGCTcgcttaaaaataacatttgcaaATTTCATTACTATAAGATAAAATAGTGAACAGCAAGTATTTGAATATGTTAACGTGTAGCAACTAAAGTACTTGCTATTTCCCAGGGATGAGGTTAACCCTTTATAGGGCCATTCTTTTCTAATaaagttatgttaaaatatttttgtgattgatttactgaataaaacttcctttatttaataaattaataaccataaattaatttgattttcaacactattttttatttttggtaggAAGGTGTGttggattttcaaaattttacctgCTGAAAGTAATTGACCATAAACTTGAACTTTTGTGCttataaatgaacaaatttataatttcggtcattctatgtttaaaaatactactcgatgaaaaatcatgaaataaccGAACGCATAACGCACAAGAGAAAATagctccatttttttaaaaatttaattaattttttaacggtacgtatttttaatttaaataatttatttaaaacataaccaCATTAATAATACCTTTTGGCAATAAGTCATTAAGGAATCTTCAACTTACCCTTTAAACgctgttattatttaaagtaacaaaagcttttaaattaactttcttttttatctttaaaaatgttgagtaatttttaattttatgtatcacGGTTCTCAGAATTCTCTGCTTTAATTTATGTATCTTTATTATTGAATAGAATTTAACCTTCtcaagtaattattattattaaataactgattacataaaattaaataaacaattttagtgCTGAATCAAATACtagttttgtcttaaaataagtaaatatttttccgctgatttttttaaataaatgattaagaaaaattcacTTCACTTTCTAATTAAAAGAAAGGGTGTTCAATTAGAGATTAACACACTTCTGTCCACACGACAAAATTCGTCATTTCACAATCAATTAGAAGTAGCCAAATAACGaaacaatcatttttatatcgcagtaaataattgattatcaAAAAATGCCGGCATTTTGTCTAGGGCGATCCAAATAATACAGGACAGATATGTGTTAAAGCAACCTCATAACAAGATTAGTggtttatttatcttttcttattaatttatggCGGTAATTTAAAGGCGGCGACAACTTAAGATATAATTATTAGGCCAAACTGCGCTTGTTACAAATATGTATATCTTAATtcctatttaacaaaaatttggaaatattaaaaactatataatagtatattaaaaactttcaatttttattttttgaagtttttatgaGAAATTGATTCTTATTTTAGCTGATGGTCAAAGTCAGATGCATAGAGCTCGGTATGAGGCAAACATTTATCGAGATAAATACGGTCAACAGAAAGTACCAGTGGATTGGCTTTGTAGAAGAATCGCTGGTATATCTCAAATATATACTCAAAATGCAGAGATGAGACCTTTAGCTTGCTGTGcgtattttgtttctttaattaagtttttggtAAATACATTGTTCAAAATTGCAGAAATCCTAGCAGAATATTTTGactgaataactaataatataatttatgacaATGGACttgttatattaattaaaacgaAAGTTAAGTATTTATATCTCTATTTATCGATCTACATATATTCATCCTTTTTGTATTATATCgcacaataaagacaaaataatgaaaagaaaaagagagaaaaccgaagattatattatacattttattttctgttttttgcttgata contains:
- the LOC107436745 gene encoding proteasome subunit alpha type-6 encodes the protein MSRGSNPGFDRHITIFSQEGRLYQVEYAFKAITVPEITSVGLKGKDIAVLVTQKKIPDNDLSAVPAKESTKTKDGQGSKSNLIKQPLIDLNTVTHMYSITENIGAVFTGYAADGQSQMHRARYEANIYRDKYGQQKVPVDWLCRRIAGISQIYTQNAEMRPLACCMMLVSYDELLGPQLYKADPGGHYNGYKATSAGAKEMDVRKYLEKTFRKSNIFSGAEAIKLAISALADALDDEFSPTELEVGIVTTNKIFRKLTDAEIKRYCFEIKKT